TCCAACCCGTCTTCGAATCATTCTCCATCCCTACATTCCCGTTAAGCCAAACGCCCTCCATTCTCTCCAACGACCCGCACAGCACCATGTCATTATTCTCATACACCTCAAACTCCACCCCGCCGGTGACCCTCACGCTGTCGGTGGCCACGTACGTCACCTCCGACGACTCCTTATCCAACCTGTCGCGTCGTAGCGTCAGCGACGCCGTCTCCGAGTTCGGAATCCTGGCGCCGTTGATCTCGAGAGAGACGCCAATCTCGCGGCGGAGGGAGCAGAGCGTGAGGTGGTCCGGCACGCTGTCGATGACGCACGGCGCGATCCGGACGTAGAAGAGACGGATTTCGAACCAGGCCGAGTGCGTGAGGGACGGCCCATTCAGCATCTGGTACGAGCTCGCGGCCTTCGTCTTCGCCGCCACGGACGGCGGCGGCTCCTTCTCAATCTGCGGCTCCATGAACAAAAAAAAAAAAAAAAAACCCTAATTACACTAATCGGAATCGGCGGAATTGAGAAAGCTAGGTTTTTTTCCGGTTCTGATTTCGGACAAGAAAAATAAAAATGGAAAAGAAAAGGGGAAATTAGAGCTTGTGAGGCATTGAGATTTTCGAGCAAAGTAAGGAGGTTGTTGCGGAGAGCAGGGTTGGGGTTTTTCTTTTTTTTTTTTTTGGTGGGGGGAAAATGAGAAATAAGGTTTTGGGTGGAGATATTTTTCCACGTCGGTTTTCGGCGACGGAGTCAACCATGCGAGACACGCGTCGTTGAGGCTGTCTTAACAAGTGAACGGCCCCGAGCTAGAAAAAACAAAAAGGAACTGACATGCAACAATAAATACTGAAAAATAGTTACAACGTACAAGTACAACTACGGCATACGGTGGCGTATTGCGTTTTAATTAAGGAGAAATTTATTAATTTCTGTTTTCAATATTTGGAGGGTAAGACCGTAAGACAGTGACTCTTTTTGAAAAAAATAATAAAAAGATAAGAGGGCTGCTTTCTATTAGGATTCATAGATTATTGAAGTTAAAGACAGAAATTGAAAGAAAATAGTAAAGAAAACGGAGAGAACCTATAGAACTACATCGTGTATTCTCATTGATTGTAAATAAACAATACATTATATTATATATATAGGGTAGTTCACGGAAAAGAAAGTAATTTTTTTGTCTTTCCCACGGGAAAGGAAAAAAAAGAGAAATAAAATTTTCCGATGACTTTTCGTTCCTATGTCTAGTAACACAAGAAAAATCATCCGAAAAGTTGTTAATTAAAATAATAAAATAATATATTGTGAGTAATAAATACAAAAAAATGAGATGGAGAAAATGGTTCATATGAATTTTGGAAGGAACAACTTTCCCTCATATTTTCTCAACCTTCAGGAGGAAATAATTTTTTTCCTTCAACATTTTCAAACACAGAAAAGAAACTACATTCATTTGGTGATGATTACTTTTCACGAACCAAACGAGGCACAAATGACAAATATACCCTTCTATGGTTAATACTTTCATCATTTAGATTCAATTTAATGACTTTATTATAATTGAGAGGTCGTAAATTCAACTTACAATAAACTAACTGTAATATATTGGTTGTGTTCTTGATCAAAAAAAAAAAAAAATTTGTCAATTTCAGCCTTTCTCTGTCAATTAAGTTGACAACAACTTTTGAAGCCGTGATATTCTTTTACATATGTGGTAGTTTGGTTTCAGAGGTCACAAACATTTGGCACATACACTTCACATCAGTGAAGTAAAGTCTGTGTAACCCAAGCTCTGAAGTGTGTTTCTACATTGTTCAACATTAGTCTTGAATCTTGATACGATCAACCTCACTTACATATTGCAATTCCAATATAAGCTCCTGTATAGAGATCCCAAATTTATTTTAGCAGCTAAATGAGAATAGTAATTTCATCAACATGAAGCTTAAAGGCAGACGCCCATTATGCAAAACCCAAAACTGTTCCAAGGAGAAAATACAACTGCATACCGGGTAAAAAAACAAAAAACAAATAGCTTTGAAAGAACTCAAAGAAGCAGTTCCCATCTCCTCAAGTTCTCCTAATGGCAGCATATTGTTCCCCAAGTTAACCTGCATGATCATGAAAGTCTGTCAGTTAAGTATGTCATAAACATGCACTTCACAACACACAACATAAAGACCCAACATTTACCTTCTCCAACAAGATCGCGCTGCCTAATTGATACTCAGCCACCAACGACAATAATGGTTCATGTTCATTCAATCAAAACCAAAACTTCATTTCACAATACCAACAAATGCAAGAATTTGAAACAAGTCAGTTCGAGGCTTGCCTTGTCCCCGAGGAAGGAAATTTTCTTGTCCTCCTCAGCGCGAATGGCACAGTACGTGCTGATGCATGATATCCTGGTCATCATAGGTTGCCCACTCATCAAACTCAGGTGTTGCAACCGAGGGGCCAGCCCAGACTCCAGTTCCCCATCCACCTGCACTTGAAGCCTTTCCTGATTCTGCATTTCCTATTCGCCTCAAATAACAAACACAATTCAAACCCCTATTTCCTCTTCATATAAACCCCAATTTCAACACAAAATCCAAGAAAACCAGTTACCCACAAAAATCTAGCGTAAATTTCAACTAGCATTATGATAAACCAAGAAACCCCTAGAAACATACATATCCAATACATTCAGAACCCTATAAACATTACTAGTTGAGTAAAAGAAAGAGAGCACGTTTCATTTATCTCGGCAACACTAATCATGATGAAAATTGATGATTGCACTAGATAACTAGGTTTCTGGACTACACTAACCTTTTTCTTAGATGGAAATATTTTATTTCTAATGTCACAAACTCACAAACAATACTATCAAGGCAAAAAAGAGCAAAGTCAACAATATGAAACATCACAAAAAATAGGAACTGATCAAAACTATCATTCCTCATCTCAATGTGTTAATTCCAACTTCTAACACATCAGTGGGCTCGACGCATCCCTTTTTTGGGCTTCTTTACAAAGCTCAGTTGGATTTGCTTAGGACGCCTCCTCTTCCTTGCTATCTTCTCAGGAAGTGTTTCCCTCGTATTTTCCTTCTCAGCCTTTGGCTTCTTCAAGTATTTTGGATCCATCTGGTAAGGCTTGTGTGTCACAGGCACTCCTTTCTTTTGCGCCTCATTAAACAGGGCAGTGGCTGTCACATCTCGACTCTTAAATTTTTACCTTATTTACTAGTTTGGTATTGATAAGAATTTTACCGTCTTCGTCAATGAGTTATGGTTTAATTGGTCCCTAGAGGGGTTTTGAGGGACGATTATTTCGGAGGAAATGTTCGTATGAGGAAATTGTGACGACGGTAAAAATGGTAAATTTTAGCTAGTAAAATGTAATTTTTATTGGGGTATTATTTTTAGGGTGTAAATTTTGGAGTTGGGTTTTTTGTTGTTGATATTAGGTTGGACCGATTTAGGAAGCCCAGAAAATTAGCCTCTCTCTTTTTCCCCGATTTTCTCTCCCTCTTTCTTTCCCTCGAGCTTCTCTCTTCTCGTCTGACTTCCGGCCACCGTCCGCCGCCGTCCGGCCACCGCAGCCAGCCGCACTGGTCCCGTTCGGTCGGCCTTCAACCCAGCTACCTCCCTGGACCAGTGGCAGCCCCTCTAGCGCCGCCGTGAGGGAGTTCTCTCCCCCGAAAGCCCTAGCTGCCGTGGTGGTTTCCTCGCCGGAGCTCCCTCCTCCAGCCGCCATAGCTGGAGCTTCTTGGCTCTTTTGGAAGCTCTCCTCCCATGCATCAATCCCTCCAAAGGGCTCAACCTCTCTTGGTCTAGGTAAGGAGAACCGGTGAGTGGAAGTTCTAGGGCCTTTTGTGATGTTTTAGTTCGATTGACCTAGTTAGGCTTGGAATTGGTGTTTGTGCTAGTTAGAAAAGTTGTATAGGGGGTTGAGAGGAAGCTGCTGTTGAATTTTGATAGGCATTAGAGGTCGTCGGAGTCGGCCTCCGGCCGCCGCTGCCGGCAGAGCAGGCGCGGCGCCGCCACTGTTAAGGGGTTTTTCATGGTTTTAAGTGTGTTATATTAAGGGGAGTTTATTGGTATGAAGTTTGGAATTTTTGGAGGAGTTTTGAATAGGTTTTGGATTTTTGAAAGATCGGTGAATTTGACGGTTAATGGGGTAGAATCCGACCGTTAGATTTTCCTTATTATTGTTTTAGAATGTTGAAATAAAGGAAATAAGGCTGTGGTTGGATTTTGGCATGAATCCGATAAGCTTAACCGTAGAAAGGGTAGTGGGTTAGGCGGAAGAGTTTGAGTTATATATTTAAGTATTATTTATTCTGAAATTGAAGTGTGGTCCTAAGCATGGTTTTTGTGCCAGGATTTGAGAAGACCTCACTTGAGTGCCGAATTGGATTTCGTCGGGCTTATGCCTAAAGTTGTGAGTGAACGTTTGTTTTAAATTAAATGCATGTGATGGCCTCATATTTAATGATGGTTGATTTTTTTATATTGTTAATTCTTAATTTGTGGAATAATTTCCGTTTACGATTGATTTTCTACAAAGTATTTTCGGAAGTGATTATTCATATTTTATTTGTTAACTTCGCTATTTGAAAAGTTACCGAAAATAAGATTTTTCGGTGGAGCCATACGTTTATAGCTTCTTTTGTAATTGGCAATTTTCATTATTTTGTAGAGTTACCGAAAATGAGATTTTCGGTGGATATGTATAAGGATATTTATGAGGAGAGTATGTATATAAATGCTAGCTAGCCATATATGTCTGTCTACCTTAATGACGTAGCATATAGCCGCATTATGGTGTGACGTGAGCGTTGGAAGCGAGAGTAGTAGCCCTATATGAGTGTTTAATTCATATAGGGGGTATGGGCACATATTTATACACCCGTATGTCCACCTTAATGGCGTAGTGTAGCACCGCATTAAGGCGTGACGTGAGCGTTGGACGCAAGCGTAGTAGCCTTGTATGAACTTCTATTTTTCTTATATTTTCATAAGAATTCATACAAGGAGTATGGACGAATGTAGATACATACATATATATTTGTATTTTAGCCTGAGAGGCTCTATTTTATAAAGCTTTGGAGACTAGCCAGAGCTAGTCATGTTTTTGCCAATTTATGAGCTGAGAGCTTTTGAGTTGTCGCATGCAGCATAATTTCTATGGAAATCAAATTAGGAAAGCATAAAGATTTTTGTTGCTCGTTTTTGTTAAACTTACTTTTGTCCACTCACTCTAACGTTTTCAAATGTTTTCCCTTGGGCCATTCGTTTTAAAAATGCCCAGTTTGTAGGTTAGCATAGTTGAGGTCGGACGTACATGGAGAAGAGACATAGTCAATAGTATAGTTTTCGCTCATTTCTCTATTTCTAGTTCATTTCCTTTCAAATAGAGTTGCTCTGAACTGTGGCTGTTGGTTATGAGATTTTCTTGTTTAAGTTAGTAAATGAATTGGGAGAGGTTGTGATTTGGGGAGCACGAAGGCTCCAGGAGTTTAAGGTTGGATTTGAATTTTCAGAAATGTTTGCAGGTATTATTAGGAAGGGTTGTCCATTTTCAAATAAGGTTATGCCGAATTTTTGGTAAACTTTCTTTAGAGGTAGTCCCCGCAGGATTTACTTCGGGTTTCAGGGTGAAATTCGGGGTGGGTTTTGACAGTGGCTCTATCAGCACGGTTATGAGCATACAACTTTCCCATCAGCAGATCGTAAGTTTTGATCCTGGGTTCACATCCATCCTGTTTCATCTTCTTGAACACATACAAAGCATGATCAATCCTCTCAATGCCCCACAAAATCTTCAGAAACCCAAAAATAAGCCTTCTTTTCCAGAGCCTCCCCGAACCCTGCTGATTTCATCCTATCAATCATTTCACCCCCCTCTCCAACCCTTACCGCCTGACACAAGCTCCTGATCAATTCAAGAAATGTACCCCCACTCCCCCATCCTATGAAACAAACTCAACGCGTCGTCGGTCTTCCTAATCTTACACAAATTAGTAATCAGCACATTGAAAGTCTCCACATTTCTAGGCACCCCATGAAAGTCCATATCCACCAAGATTTGCTCTGCCTCGGAATGCAGCCTAAACGGTTCCTTCTTCCTGCAAAGCTTACACACACAATCAAGAATAGCATTGAAAGCGCTAGTCCCAATCTCGAAGCCTCCCCTGTACATCTCCCCAGCCAATCTCCTAGCCTCATCAAGTTTCCTATCCACACACCACCCCTTAATAAGCAAATCACACATATACTCATCAGGAAAAAACTCATTCACCAAACCCTTCACCATCTTCTCAGCATTACTCGCAAACTCGTGTTCGCATAGCTTCTCAACAACCAATTTCAGCGCCGCCTTGTCCCGCTTGATCCCATAGTCCTCCTCCATCTTCTCAAACATCGACACCGCCTGTGCCGGCCTCCCAGCTCTCACCAGCCTGTCAATGGCGGAATCCAGGGTTTTGGGGCCAGCAACGTCACGCCGGGAACTGAGAATGACGTCATGGGCGGCCTTGAAATCCTTCCTCCTACCAAAATAGTCCACACAGTAGGAGAGGGTTTCGTCAGTGTGGTCGAAATTAGGGTTCTGAATGAGCCAGTGGTTGAACCCTAGAACGGTGCGGCTGGCTTCGGCGGAGAGTTTGAGGACGGAGAGAATCAGAGAAGAGGTAAGGGTGATGTCAGGGAAGCTCGATTGGAGGGTTTGGGTGACGTCAGTGCATTTGGGTTGTGGTTGTTGGAGAAGGTGGGAGGAGATGGATTGGGCTAACTGGGATTCGTGGAGGGTTGTTGAGGAAGAAGAAGATGAGAAGGGTTTGGAGGTGAGAGAGAAAGGAAGTTAGAGGTGATTGGATTGGGGGTATGGTGGGTGGGGTTGGTTGAGAGGAGTGGTATTAGGGTTTGGTTCAAGGTTGGAGATGGAGAGGCGGAGAGAGAGCGGAGGAGGAGTCGCCGGAGCTGCAGAAACCTCATTTTTTAGTCTCCAGAGATAAAAAGAGTCACTCAGAGCGACTGAGGGACTGGGGGGTTTAAGGATCCGAAAAGGTTAGACGGGCCTGTTCCGACCCGACTACACTAATCTTTTTCCAATAATTTATTGAAAATAAAAAATCAGAATTAGTTTCAAGGATGATGTTGTGAAATTGAAGGAAAATCTTGGAATTAAGGTAAATATTTGTATCATTTTTGTGCTAATGAGATTGAGTAAATTTTGGTTTCTTGTTTTTTATCTTGGTTTTTTTATATGTTAAATAGACTTTCATTGCTAACATCTTTCAACTGTAATTATTAATGATTGAATTATTATTTTTTCGCTCATCAGCTGGTCATAGAATATGGCAAATTCTAGTTTGTCTAGTGTGTGGCGGCTGAAAATAAGTGAATAATGAAGTTCCTATAAATTCAGACCCGACGAAAGCAGGAATGTTTGAGTAGATGAATATGTTCCACGACCCGAATATACTAACCTTTTTTCCTCACAATTTATTGAGATTGGAAATCAAAATTAGTTTACTCCAACATCCTATTAAAAGTTTTTTTTTTTNNNNNNNNNNNNNNNNNNNNNNNNNNNNNNNNNNNNNNNNNNNNNNNNNNNNNNNNNNNNNNNNNNNNNNNNNNNNNNNNNNNNNNNNNNNNNNNNNNNNNNNNNNNNNNNNNNNNNATCTTGTTATGTTATTTATTTTCTTCTATTACGATGTTTTACTATCCGACACTTACAAATGTACAATTCCTAATTTTATTTAATAAATCGGTTGTCGACCTCCATTTAAAAGAAATGATGTTGATGCAATTGCAATTACAATTACAGTTACAATTATTCTCTAAAAAAAAATTACAATTACAGAGTAGAACAAAAATAAGATCAAAAGTTACTGAGTTTGTTGGGCCGCCTGAGAATAATAACTCACTTCCCTAAAATGGACGTCGGTGTCTTAGGCATTTCCTAAATTTAGAAAGGCCAATTAGTTTGCTCCACGTAGGTAAAACTTGATGTCGAATACTAGCCACGTGCCACTTGCTTAATGCTTAGTACATAGATTTGGTATCGTGTCCAAAATGCCGCCACGCGTACGGTCATAACAGAGTAAGTACACAAGCACTGGCCCATTTGTTCAGAATAAACAAATATATACCTACCAACTAAGCATGAACTGAAATTCTTTTCTATTGGTGGTTGTCTTTGAATAATAATTTACTTTTCTATGAATTCTTGAAAAAAAGGAAAATATAACAGATGAATTCTTGTTCAATTCAAGTAACATTTTGGTGATCTTGTTGTGACCAAAAAATTTGCCTTAGATCAGATAAAAGAATCGATTGTTACTGACTTACTGACTTGATATTAGAGTGTACATGACTTTTTTGTAAGTGTTCGAGTTATAAATTTTATATAGAGAAATGAAATCTACACTCTTAAATTGTAATCCACACTTCTATTTTTTATTTTTGTAACTTAAATTTTGTTTTTAGTAACTTAATTTTTGTTTTTTATGTAAATGATGACTAAAAATGAAAAATAAGAGTGTAAATCACAATTTAAAAAATGTGAATTTTATATATATTTATGTTTCAAGCTACTATACTTCTTATCGAATTAAAATAAACGATCAATAATAAACTGCGTCCTAGTTAATAAAAGTTTATTAATCAATCTTTACTTACAATATTAGTCAAACCACGAGACTAGTCTATGGATAAGAATCACACCTCAATGACTAGTGACTACGACTCTACCCGATTACCGTTTTATAAATAAAAACACAAATTTAGCGTACTACTAGGTTTTTTTTTTTTTTTTTTTTTTTTTTTTTGTTTTTTGTTTCTAATTTCAATTTTATTGCAGTTTCTTTTTGAATAATTATATAATTATGTATAAATAAGAAGGGGTGAAGTGTGAGACAGCCAAAAGGGCGGTTGCATTTCTACACCACATTTCCTACCAGAAGCTCAAAATCACACAAAACTCAAACCAAAAATCATCTGACCCAGAAAAACCCCACTTCAGAAAAACCCCTTTTCTACTTTGTGTGCTTTCACAAAATCTTCAAGCCTTTGACATAGAGTGCTTCAAGAGCTCAGCAGCTTATGGTGTCTGTAAACCCAAACCCAGCGCCTCAGGGTTTTTACCTATTCGATCCCACCAATATGGGCCTCCCGGGACTCAATTCCATGCCGCCGCCGACGACGCCTTCTACGACAAGCACCACCATGTCGTCGGCGGCCCAAAACGCCGCGTCGTTGGCCGAGGATCAGAGCAAGAAGATCCGGAAGCCGTATACTATTACCAAGTCCAGGGAGAGCTGGACTGACCAGGAACATGACAAGTTTCTAGAAGCTCTCCAGCTGTAAGCTCTTCAATTTTCTCTCTTGCTTTTTGATTTTGTATCTGGGAATTGGAGGTCTGTTTGATTTTGGTGAAAATATATGAAAAAGTTTTAATCTTTACTATAGAAATTAAAAAGCTCTGTTTTTCGTTTTTCTTATAATTTAAACAGAGAATTGGAGTTCATTTGGTTTTTGGATATTTGTTAATTGTAATTAGAGATAATTTAGAGGGTTGTTAGGATCTAAAAGGGTGAGTCTTTTTCGGGTTTGGGATGTGTGATATAGAGAGCTTTTAAGTTTCTAGTAGGGGGAAAGTGAGACATTGTGATGCTGTTTTGTATATGTGAAAGTATAGTGCTTTGGATGTGTTTTTGATGTGGTACTGTGGCTGTAAGCTTTATGGATTACCACTAATGTGAATTAAACTGTTTTTGTTGTCAACTCAGATTCGACCGGGACTGGAAGAAGATTGAAGCTTTTGTTGGCTCAAAAACGGTTATCCAGGTGAGTACTACACATAGTTAGAGTTATTTATGATGAAAGATTTTGGAGCTTTAAATGGTTAGTTGAAGCATGAAGTCGAATGGTTTACATGTCTATGTAATAAAAGTAAAGTTTGGTGGTTTTGTCAGGTATTGCTATTATCTTTGTTGTGTCATGTCAGGTTGGCATTCTTAAGCTAATGGTAAACTACCTATATGTTGATTATGTTCTACATAAAAATATAATTTCTGTTTATAAAGGTAGGTACCATAAGAGTTTCAAATTTTTTTAGTGCCCTGCATGGTTTGCCTCCTGAAATTTTGTGGTAGCTTCATTTGTTGATTGAAGATAGTAGTAGCAGAAACTGATTGTCCTTTGTGTATGAACTCATAAGTAAAATAAACTGTTCAGAGGAATTTCAATGCTAGCAGACCACATACAAAATAACACATATTATTGGATAATATACATTAGATCAGGTTTTCATATAATCATGCAATTTTGAATCATACCGACTTTTTTTCCATAGGTTCTATAAAATTGTTACAGCCTCCTCCTCATCTTTTGAGAAAATTTGGCATGGTTTATACTTTATAGTAAGTTTTTAGGTGCAACAGTTCAGGCATGTTATTTCATGGACAGAGAAAATAGTAACAAGAAACAAAATGTTTTGCAAGTTGTGCTGCTTTTCTATGTATAGAAATTGGATACGTTTAGAGCATTTCCTTAAATCTTTGCTTAGTTCATATTGTCTAACTTTCATTTGTCTGCATTGTACTAAAGCTAAGTGTTATCCTTGTTAGATACGTAGCCATGCACAAAAGTACTTTTTGAAGGTTCAGAAAAAAGGGACAAGCGAGCATGTACCTCCTCCTCGGCCAAAGAGGAAAGCAACTCATCCATATCCACAAAAAGCTCCTAAAAGTGGTAAGCAACTTAGCATAGTCAACCATAGCTTTCTTGGCAATTCTTCTTATGTTTCCACAGAATTATTGCTTATATGTTAAATTTCTGGCAGCTCCAGTAGTATCTCAAGTCGTTGGACCATTTGAATCCTCATCTGCTTTGCTTGAACATGGATATACCTACCAGCCAGATTCTTCATTTGTGCATAGCACTCCTGTTACTAGTGCAACTTTATCTTCCTGGAGTCATAGTTACGTGCCTCCTGTCAACGCGTCACAAAAAACTAAAGGTTTCAGTTTTTCCCACCTATCTTTGTCTTGAATTTTTGTTTTTTCATTCATATTAAGAAGTTCAAAGTTTGCTCCATGTCATATAATCATACTTTATTATGTTATTTCTTAGATGATGGAAGGCTAGCTGGTTCAGCAGATGCACAGAACTCTTGTTACAGTAGTAGTAACGAAAGCAAACCTACAACTTGGTCAATGGGTGAGACATTTGGTCGCGCATGTCATCACCAGCCACAGAGAGGTTAAAATTCTCTCTCTCTCTCNNNNNNNNNNNNNNNNNNNNAAATTACTCTCTCTCTCTCTCTCTCTCTCTCTCTCTCTGCTTTTTTTGGTGCATAGTACGGATAAAGTTATTCTTATTGGTTGTCAAACGAAATAGCTACTTAAGGAGGTTATTTTGGAGTACAGAATTTCGGCACTGCAAATTTCCTTAACCCACCACACTGTTTTACACAGTTTTCAATTGTCTCTGTTGTTTGTCCATAACTGCAGAAATGCTCAATGTTCTATCACTGTAATACTAATGCCATGCACTTGTTTATACTTTTCTGCTTATGAGTTTATATGCTGCTTACATGAAACTCCCAAACATACATCCTTTATTACTGTAGTATTGCATTGATATCATTGTTCATGGCAGTTGCGGTTCTTCTAGTATTAAATGTAGTTCCTGTATGTGCAGTTTTGCCGGATTTCGCTCAGGTGTATAAATTCATCGGCAGTGTATTTGACCCCGATTCGACTTGTCATTTGGAGAGACTGAAACAAATGGACCCTATAAATTTGGAAACAGTATGTTATTTTAGGATCTTGCTTACATTTATCAATTTTAATTTTTTAATTTCGCAATTCAGGTTGTCATAAGAGCTAACACTCAAGACAGTCCTGTCTGGTCTTTCTCTAACCCCTTGGGCGTTGCGCATTTACTCAATCACCCTATCTGACTTTTGCAGGCACTTTTGTTGATGCGAAATCTATCCATTAATTTAAGTAGTCCCGAGTTTGAGAATCATGTAAGTACTTTTCTTCGTGATGAAAGTATTTCTTTCTTGACAGTTGGCTATGTTCTTGGGTGTTTTAAGTGTTGTTCTAAGTGTGTAAGTGATACTTCAAATAATCCACCAGTTTGTCTTCTTTGGTTTTTAAGCTGCCTAATGAGTGAGATGCACGCTTTTCACACCTAACAGTGTGATGTACATACACTGAGCTTTCATTTTGCATAATAACAGTCTACTTTAAGAAATTAAAATGCCCTTGCATGACAACTTAGCTCAAAGACAGGCTTGTGCCAACTTGGAAAAAATGTCTGAGGTAGAGCTGTCACAGATGTTTGTTATTCTTTTATTCAATAATGCAGTTCGCACGTGATGCTTGTTAGTATCTTTTATTCAAGATTGCAAATCGCACATGATGCTTGTTCTCAAATCAGCTATTGCCTATAATTTCCATCTTCATATGAACAGGATGGATACCGTACAATTTGATATAGTGTTTTAGTATGTAAAATGACCATTACAACAATTTTGTTTTAGATTGGTAAACTCAGAACCCATGTGAAACATGCTTTCATTTCGAGATGGACAAAATGATTTAGTATTGGCTTGTCTTTTTAGTTTCCTTGTACTACATAGTTAACTTAACTAAATGATATTGTGTGACCAGACCTAACAATTCTGTTGACCGTTTCACAGAGAAAATTACTTTTATCATATGCCACGGACTCTGAGATAGCTAAACCTGATAACAATAGCGGCTTTTCTTGCTATGGTAAATCAGAGAATGCCATCCTGTCTACTTAGAAATCGGAAGGTAATGGAACTTCCAACTCCTTATTATATGCCCTTTTTGTGTACCCACTTTTCACTCTATAAACTGTTGTTTCCAGGGGAATGGTGTGGAACGATGACGTTCACTAACAGTTATAGCGCGGAGTCTTTGTAAATATCCGGAATAGGCGGGGCTATCCAGGGTAGATTGTTTATCATGCAGCTTGTTGAAGAATCAATGCCAGTTTTATGTGCATACCGTACTTTTAACCAGGTCTTCAAGAAATGAAGGATGATAG
Above is a window of Fragaria vesca subsp. vesca linkage group LG7, FraVesHawaii_1.0, whole genome shotgun sequence DNA encoding:
- the LOC101310931 gene encoding transcription factor ASG4-like, with amino-acid sequence MVSVNPNPAPQGFYLFDPTNMGLPGLNSMPPPTTPSTTSTTMSSAAQNAASLAEDQSKKIRKPYTITKSRESWTDQEHDKFLEALQLFDRDWKKIEAFVGSKTVIQIRSHAQKYFLKVQKKGTSEHVPPPRPKRKATHPYPQKAPKSAPVVSQVVGPFESSSALLEHGYTYQPDSSFVHSTPVTSATLSSWSHSYVPPVNASQKTKDDGRLAGSADAQNSCYSSSNESKPTTWSMGETFGRACHHQPQRVLPDFAQVYKFIGSVFDPDSTCHLERLKQMDPINLETALLLMRNLSINLSSPEFENHRKLLLSYATDSEIAKPDNNSGFSCYGKSENAILST